From a region of the Halanaerobium hydrogeniformans genome:
- a CDS encoding TetR/AcrR family transcriptional regulator — MGNDTKQCILNSAVKVFSENNYHAASMAMIAEEAGVSKGTLYWHFDSKEELFREIV; from the coding sequence GTGGGAAATGATACAAAACAGTGTATTTTAAACTCTGCAGTAAAAGTATTTTCAGAAAATAATTATCATGCTGCTTCAATGGCAATGATCGCAGAAGAAGCAGGAGTTAGCAAAGGCACTCTTTACTGGCATTTTGACAGTAAAGAAGAACTCTTTAGAGAAATTGTTTAG
- a CDS encoding HD domain-containing phosphohydrolase: MKNSYFDKDYTMDELVKKYELELEYRINFENQINQITEALTHYQENNIDQALAKLGITTDMDRVYIFEFKEELNIMDNTYEWCAEGITPQKDYLSDLESSMFPWWMDNLKENKAIVVNDVEKIPPVGTNEQNILKEQSIKSVLVIPLFNEELIGFMGFDDTRSTREWNLADIELLNAAGNLIISYWDKKNKTDELKEKNRELEETVNTIIQTLANISIERDPYTKRHSVRVESIASKMAEKLGFDSETVRIIRIASLLHDVGKVNVPKSILFKPGPLTELEYEMVKKHSEMGYEIISNIKLPEKIKDIVLQHHEKNDGSGYPNNLKADEILIEAKIVAVADVFESMISHRSYRPAHDVSTAAKFLKDNRGNLFDKHVVDILIEMVENKEIDILN, encoded by the coding sequence ATGAAAAATAGCTATTTTGATAAAGATTATACTATGGATGAATTAGTAAAAAAATATGAGTTGGAACTGGAGTATCGAATAAATTTTGAGAACCAAATTAACCAAATTACTGAAGCTCTAACTCATTATCAGGAAAATAATATAGATCAAGCTCTGGCTAAGCTTGGAATTACAACAGATATGGATAGAGTATATATTTTTGAGTTTAAAGAAGAATTAAATATAATGGATAATACCTATGAATGGTGTGCAGAGGGTATAACACCCCAAAAAGATTATTTAAGTGATTTAGAAAGCAGCATGTTTCCCTGGTGGATGGATAATTTAAAAGAAAACAAAGCCATTGTTGTTAATGATGTAGAAAAAATCCCACCTGTTGGAACAAATGAACAAAATATATTAAAAGAACAATCTATTAAATCGGTTCTTGTTATCCCGCTTTTTAATGAAGAATTAATAGGGTTTATGGGTTTTGATGATACCCGAAGCACGAGAGAATGGAATCTGGCTGATATAGAGCTTTTAAATGCTGCAGGTAATTTGATTATTTCTTATTGGGATAAAAAAAATAAAACTGATGAATTAAAAGAAAAAAATCGTGAACTTGAAGAAACTGTTAATACAATAATTCAAACCCTTGCTAATATCAGTATAGAAAGAGATCCCTACACTAAAAGACACTCTGTTAGGGTAGAAAGCATTGCCTCTAAAATGGCAGAAAAATTGGGTTTTGATAGTGAGACTGTTAGAATTATTAGAATTGCATCGCTATTACATGATGTAGGTAAGGTAAATGTACCTAAAAGTATCCTCTTTAAACCTGGTCCCTTAACTGAACTGGAATATGAGATGGTCAAAAAACATTCAGAAATGGGCTATGAAATTATAAGCAATATTAAACTTCCGGAAAAGATCAAAGATATAGTCTTACAGCATCATGAAAAAAACGATGGTTCCGGCTACCCAAATAATTTAAAAGCAGATGAAATCTTAATTGAGGCGAAAATTGTTGCTGTTGCTGATGTATTTGAATCGATGATTTCTCATCGTTCTTATCGACCGGCACATGATGTTTCTACAGCAGCAAAGTTTTTAAAAGATAATCGAGGAAATTTATTTGATAAACATGTAGTAGATATCCTTATTGAGATGGTTGAAAACAAAGAAATTGACATTTTAAACTAA
- the gpmI gene encoding 2,3-bisphosphoglycerate-independent phosphoglycerate mutase, which yields MDNNRPLALIIMDGVGINENAEGNAVYQADTPYLDKLSKEYPHSILKPSGEAVGLPEGQMGNSEVGHLNIGAGRIVYQDFTRINKAVENKQLLDNEALKKAVMHAKDNDGALHLIGLLSDGGVHSHIKHLFGLIEMADRADLDKVYIHLILDGRDTPPSSGTGYLKELEEEIEEVGVGKIATVSGRYYTMDRDNRWDRTKKAYDALVLGEGVKAEDPVAAVEASYQEDVEDEFVLPTVITENGEPVGTMEDHDSVIFFNFRADRARQITKALTIDGFDKFERAAEHPKDLYYVTMTEYDEEFDLPVAFEPVEIEDGLGEVLSREGLKQLRIAETEKYAHVTFFFNGGVEEPNKNEDRILIPSPQVATYEMKPEMSAYEVTDTLLEKIEADEYDVIILNYANADMVGHTGYLEAAIKAVEAVDECLSKVVPAIIEKGGQALITADHGNGEQMEEPDGSPFTAHTANLVPLYYVGGPKNKGIASGKLADLAPTMLEILGIEKPEKMTGESLLIDKK from the coding sequence ATCATGGATGGAGTAGGTATTAATGAAAATGCAGAAGGAAATGCTGTCTATCAGGCAGATACTCCTTATTTAGATAAACTATCTAAAGAGTATCCCCATTCTATTTTAAAACCATCTGGAGAAGCAGTTGGTCTTCCAGAGGGACAGATGGGTAACTCAGAAGTTGGCCACCTCAATATAGGGGCAGGTCGGATAGTTTATCAGGATTTTACAAGAATCAATAAAGCTGTAGAAAATAAGCAGTTATTGGATAATGAAGCTCTAAAAAAAGCAGTAATGCATGCTAAAGATAATGATGGTGCTCTACACTTAATCGGATTATTATCTGATGGTGGAGTTCACAGTCATATTAAACATCTTTTTGGCCTGATTGAAATGGCTGATCGTGCTGATTTAGATAAAGTATATATTCATCTAATTCTTGATGGTCGTGATACACCACCCTCCAGTGGTACAGGTTATTTAAAAGAGCTGGAAGAAGAAATAGAAGAGGTTGGAGTAGGCAAAATTGCAACAGTTAGCGGTCGTTATTACACGATGGACCGTGACAATCGCTGGGATAGAACTAAAAAAGCTTATGATGCCCTTGTTTTAGGAGAGGGTGTAAAAGCAGAAGATCCAGTTGCTGCTGTAGAAGCATCATATCAAGAAGATGTAGAAGATGAATTCGTTCTGCCAACAGTTATAACTGAAAATGGAGAGCCAGTTGGGACAATGGAAGACCATGATTCTGTGATATTCTTTAACTTTAGGGCAGATAGAGCTCGTCAAATTACAAAAGCTCTTACCATAGATGGTTTTGATAAATTTGAAAGAGCAGCAGAACACCCAAAAGATCTCTATTATGTAACAATGACAGAATATGATGAAGAGTTTGATCTACCGGTTGCATTTGAACCGGTTGAAATAGAAGATGGCCTGGGAGAAGTTTTAAGTCGAGAAGGATTAAAACAGCTCCGGATAGCTGAAACTGAAAAATATGCTCATGTAACATTTTTCTTCAATGGTGGAGTTGAAGAACCAAATAAAAATGAAGATAGAATTTTAATTCCATCTCCCCAGGTTGCAACCTATGAAATGAAACCTGAGATGAGTGCTTATGAGGTAACCGATACACTCTTAGAGAAAATTGAAGCAGATGAGTATGATGTAATAATTCTTAACTATGCAAATGCAGATATGGTAGGTCATACAGGTTACCTTGAGGCAGCTATTAAGGCTGTTGAGGCGGTTGATGAATGTCTTTCAAAAGTAGTTCCTGCTATTATAGAAAAAGGTGGGCAGGCTTTAATTACTGCTGATCACGGTAATGGAGAACAGATGGAAGAACCTGATGGTAGTCCATTTACCGCTCACACTGCAAATCTGGTTCCACTCTATTATGTTGGTGGACCTAAAAATAAAGGGATCGCTTCTGGCAAATTAGCAGATTTAGCTCCAACTATGCTGGAAATTCTCGGTATTGAAAAGCCAGAGAAAATGACCGGTGAATCTCTTTTAATCGATAAAAAATAA
- the eno gene encoding phosphopyruvate hydratase → MFNTTIVDVYAREILDSRGNPTVEVEVVLEDGVMGRAAVPSGASTGAYEAVELRDGGDRYLGKGVLKAVENINEIIAPEIIGYDVRSQIEIDNIMLELDGTANKGKLGANAILGVSMAVAKAAAEATGTFLYNYIGGAKANTLPVPMMNILNGGEHADNNVDLQEFMIMPVGAVSFREALQMGAEVYHNLKKVLQDKGLGTGVGDEGGFAPDLDSNEAALEVIVEAIEAAGYESGEDFYIALDPAATEFYKDGKYVLAGEGVEKTSEEMIEFYAELADKYPIISIEDGLAEDDWEGFAKMTAQLGDRMQIVGDDLYVTNTERLSRGIEENSSNSILIKVNQIGTLTETLETIEMATRAGFTSVVSHRSGETEDVTISDLVVAMNTGQIKTGAPARSERVAKYNQLLRIEESLGEAAQYAGKDAFYNLK, encoded by the coding sequence ATGTTTAATACAACAATTGTAGATGTTTATGCAAGAGAAATTCTGGATTCCCGTGGGAACCCAACTGTTGAGGTAGAGGTTGTTTTAGAAGATGGAGTAATGGGTAGAGCTGCTGTACCTTCTGGAGCTTCAACTGGTGCTTATGAAGCAGTAGAATTAAGAGATGGTGGAGACCGTTATCTTGGTAAAGGTGTTTTAAAAGCAGTTGAAAATATTAATGAAATTATCGCTCCAGAAATTATTGGTTATGATGTTAGAAGTCAAATCGAAATTGATAATATTATGTTAGAACTTGATGGTACAGCTAACAAAGGTAAGCTTGGTGCAAATGCTATTTTAGGTGTTTCTATGGCAGTTGCTAAAGCAGCAGCAGAAGCTACCGGTACTTTCCTCTATAACTATATTGGTGGTGCTAAAGCAAATACTCTTCCTGTTCCAATGATGAACATCTTAAATGGTGGGGAACATGCTGATAACAATGTAGATCTGCAGGAATTTATGATTATGCCTGTTGGAGCAGTAAGCTTCCGTGAAGCTCTGCAGATGGGAGCAGAAGTTTATCATAACCTTAAAAAGGTTCTCCAGGATAAAGGTCTTGGTACCGGTGTTGGTGATGAAGGTGGATTTGCACCTGACTTAGATTCAAACGAAGCTGCATTAGAAGTTATTGTAGAAGCTATCGAAGCGGCCGGTTATGAATCAGGCGAAGATTTCTATATAGCTCTTGATCCAGCTGCTACAGAGTTCTATAAAGACGGTAAATATGTTTTAGCTGGTGAAGGTGTAGAAAAAACTTCAGAAGAAATGATTGAGTTCTATGCAGAATTAGCTGACAAATATCCAATTATTTCAATTGAAGATGGACTTGCCGAAGATGACTGGGAAGGTTTTGCCAAGATGACTGCTCAACTTGGTGACCGTATGCAGATTGTTGGAGATGACCTCTATGTTACAAATACCGAAAGACTTTCTAGAGGTATTGAAGAGAATAGCAGTAACTCAATTTTAATTAAGGTTAATCAGATTGGTACTTTAACAGAAACATTAGAAACAATTGAAATGGCTACAAGAGCTGGCTTTACTTCTGTAGTATCTCACCGTTCAGGTGAAACAGAAGATGTTACCATCTCAGACTTAGTAGTAGCTATGAATACTGGTCAGATTAAAACCGGTGCACCTGCTCGTTCAGAAAGAGTAGCTAAGTACAATCAGCTGCTAAGAATCGAAGAAAGTTTAGGCGAAGCCGCTCAGTATGCCGGTAAAGATGCTTTTTATAACTTAAAGTAA